A window from Bufo bufo chromosome 1, aBufBuf1.1, whole genome shotgun sequence encodes these proteins:
- the LOC120986571 gene encoding vicilin-like seed storage protein At2g18540 isoform X1, whose product MSDVVHIRSPSAPFISAPRTPPPPQLWDREAIPAHNMPCKKCANLRATIDKVEKEKEEALSDQNESFQKSLAEISRNRKHLEEERIRTLRQRIRTELEEEMEELRRSWGVESTAAVEEACQETQKRAEREREREIQAVKEAAKSYYEECMKDAVSEAVREERRQSDLQKDVLKRQHEEELKTFQEKICAVQEQLKHVIQEKTEFECQFKELQLNYKRFIDLTDSALHSDYLLRLIRLGKPPGYAHCAVQTDMDAAAL is encoded by the exons ATGTCTGATGTGGTTCACATACGCTCGCCGTCGGCCCCCTTCATCAGCGCTCCACGTACGCCGCCGCCGCCACAGCTCTGGGATCGGG aagCCATCCCCGCGCACAACATGCCATGTAAGAAGTGTGCCAACCTGCGTGCCACCATTGATAAAGTAGAGAAGGAAAAGGAGGAGGCGCTAAGCGACCAAAATGAG TCTTTCCAGAAAAGTTTGGCTGAGATCTCCAGGAACCGCAAACATCTTGAGGAGGAAAGAATAAGGACGCTGCGTCAAAGGATACGGACAGAGCTGGAAGAAGAAATGGAGGAACTGCGGCGGAGCTGGGGGGTGGAGTCTACCGCGGCTGTGGAGGAAGCGTGCCAGGAAACGCAGAAACGGGCGGAGAGGGAACGGGAGAGGGAGATACAGGCGGTGAAGGAGGCGGCAAAG TCGTATTACGAGGAGTGTATGAAGGATGCGGTTTCAGAGGCTGTCAGGGAGGAACGAAGACAGTCGGACCTGCAGAAGGACGTCCTGAAGAGGCAACACGAGGAGGAACTGAAGACGTTTCAGGAAAA GATTTGCGCTGTTCAGGAGCAGCTGAAACACGTCATCCAGGAGAAGACTGAATTTGAATGTCAATTTAAG GAGCTGCAGTTGAATTACAAGCGGTTTATCGACTTGACAGACTCCGCCCTTCATTCCGATTACCTTCTGCGCCTGATCCGCCTGGGAAAACCACCCGGATATGCCCACTGCGCCGTCCAGACTGACATGGATGCCGCTGCTTTATAA
- the LOC120986571 gene encoding vicilin-like seed storage protein At2g18540 isoform X2 has product MSDVVHIRSPSAPFISAPRTPPPPQLWDREAIPAHNMPCKKCANLRATIDKVEKEKEEALSDQNESFQKSLAEISRNRKHLEEERIRTLRQRIRTELEEEMEELRRSWGVESTAAVEEACQETQKRAEREREREIQAVKEAAKSYYEECMKDAVSEAVREERRQSDLQKDVLKRQHEEELKTFQEKYTPRVSGQMAMLIVLDWTIQEQ; this is encoded by the exons ATGTCTGATGTGGTTCACATACGCTCGCCGTCGGCCCCCTTCATCAGCGCTCCACGTACGCCGCCGCCGCCACAGCTCTGGGATCGGG aagCCATCCCCGCGCACAACATGCCATGTAAGAAGTGTGCCAACCTGCGTGCCACCATTGATAAAGTAGAGAAGGAAAAGGAGGAGGCGCTAAGCGACCAAAATGAG TCTTTCCAGAAAAGTTTGGCTGAGATCTCCAGGAACCGCAAACATCTTGAGGAGGAAAGAATAAGGACGCTGCGTCAAAGGATACGGACAGAGCTGGAAGAAGAAATGGAGGAACTGCGGCGGAGCTGGGGGGTGGAGTCTACCGCGGCTGTGGAGGAAGCGTGCCAGGAAACGCAGAAACGGGCGGAGAGGGAACGGGAGAGGGAGATACAGGCGGTGAAGGAGGCGGCAAAG TCGTATTACGAGGAGTGTATGAAGGATGCGGTTTCAGAGGCTGTCAGGGAGGAACGAAGACAGTCGGACCTGCAGAAGGACGTCCTGAAGAGGCAACACGAGGAGGAACTGAAGACGTTTCAGGAAAA GTATACGCCACGTGTTTCAGGTCAGATGGCCATGCTGATTGTTCTAGACTGGACAATACAGGAACAATAA